The Acinonyx jubatus isolate Ajub_Pintada_27869175 chromosome B3, VMU_Ajub_asm_v1.0, whole genome shotgun sequence genomic interval cagtctgtgagtttgagccctgcgtcgggctctgtgctgacagctcagagcctggaacgtgcttcagattctgtgtctccctctctctctgccccttaccccctcaccctccctccctccctctcagtaataaacattaaaaaaaaaaaaaagacccctcAGAGTCCTATGCCATAACATTTTATATCAAATAACTTATCTTCCAAGAGCATATGAAAAAAGGGATTTTGTGTGCATTAGATGGTAATGAGGCACTATTCTAACATCCTTGGGTCATAGCACCTCAACTGTTTAGGAATCCACCTCAAGTATAAGATCAATCTGGAAGTACACAGACAGACCACATGTCCTGACCTGATCTGCGTTCCCTGCCAGGTATCTGACCAGACTGCAGCAAGCCCTTCAGCCGCTCTACTTCAGCCAGAGTTGACGCATTTGCTATAGCATTCTGGAGgacagaaaacaacagagaaggaCAATTAATTGCATCTAAGTATCAATCACCCAGAAAACCTTACAGAAGTCCATAGCAACTTTTTGAGGTGGAACATTCAACAGCTCTACTGGGAGAATTTTATTGTCACAATGAGCAAATGATTACTGCACATGTCCTAAAATTTTAGCTAATTAAAGCACCTATGTGGAATTATGTTACTGGATAATTTAGGAAGCAGTATTAGGAAACTAGGATTTCCTACTGATCATCAAGCAGATCTTTCAGACAGCAAATctctgaaagtaaaaattaaggcaAACAACCGAGACAGCATACTTCAGTGACTGACCGTTCAAATACCctgggaaaatggaaaagaactagagctgtctctgtgctgactggcTCATAGAAGCGATTCACATCAAAGGTGGCTGAATAATCACTTTAAGCTAGTTCCCACCTAACACAGAAATGGAGCAGGAATCTAAgtgtggggggtggagggtggaaaCTGCAATGTTTAGAACTTGGTCTATTACATATTTTGTGTCCTAAACCCATGGCAACTCTTCTAACACATTTTTACCTTGATGGCTTCTACATCCCCTGGAGACGGCCCACCTTTCTTTTTGTCAGTCGGCAAACCGGCACCTGGGTTGAAacttgggaggggagggaagaacgTAACTGTTAAATCCAGACCAATGGAAATTGCTTCTCTTTTACTTTCAAAAAGGCTTTTGAAAGTAATTCAACCAGTGTAGTATCTTATCTTTGTTAACAAACTGATACAAGAAACTCTCTCCTTCAGAAACACCACCCAGTTCATCTTCCTCTAGAGAAAGCAGGATATATACAGTGTTGCATTAAGACTGAACACCGGAAGTATTTGCTAACCTGGTAGAAATCTCATGTGATGTGTGGACCATTGAAGGTCATGGGCTATCATCACACAAATTCAATACTGTATTAGTCAGTCACAGGTGTTTTGTTTAGTTCTGTAGGAGGCAAAAAGCCAGACAGATAGTGTTTCTGAAGGTGAAGTGGAGTGAAGTTGGATATCCGTATCTTACGTTTTGCTTCTCCTGGCAATATCCTTTGCAAGTTGTGCACCCCGTTTGCCCTTGAacattttctctgcttcctgacGCTCCTACAGCAACACCACACACAGAGTTAATGGAAATAGGAATACCACATGCATTTAGATGCATTCCTCAGAAAACACGGAAGAAAACTCTTCTGAAATACTCGGGGCTggtaaaaataccaaaaagtcAATTTCAAATTAAAAGGAGACACAATGGCCTTGCTTTGTCTGGTGAAGTTCCCTGAAGAAAGTTCCCCCTCCTAGTTTCAGGGAGGGGCTCTGGAGGAACTAGGAaggtttaaaaaggaaagaaaaaaaaaacaacaaaaaacaaaaacagaaacaaaaaacaagggaaaacCCACTCCCTGTAAAGGGAAAATCATTCTAACAATTAAAGCTGCTGAAAAATGGATTCTATTAAGCTCCCCAAGGGGGAACATATCTTAAGCACAGTCTTGCTGACAGTGCTCACCGCGGCTGATACTGTACTACGACCTCTGAATGACCAACACTACTGCACAAGACAGCTTTAACTCAAAGTCCTACTGTAAActctgctaggaaaaaaaaaatctgacttaacattttgtttcccacattttTATGACAAACCGATAGTAAAACACATtcggcaattaaaaaaaaatcaacagcaaaagtataaaataaaacatgaacgTATAATGACTTACAACCAACAGAAAATACTTACTTTCAGTTTCACCTTCTGGAAATCCAGTACTCTGACTTGTGGAACTTTATAAATTACATACAGTCTGTAATGCTTCTTATTTGTTACAGGATTTCTTAGGATACTGCAAGAAAAGGAATAGCAATGCCAGTCTTGTTCATAGCGTAGCATTTCAAGAGgtccattttaataaaatcaaatgagtCCATAAGCTAAGGAAAAGTTGACCTTTTTTTTCACAGTTCAATGTTATTCAGTTAATGTTAGGGAAGTTTTAATAGAGCACTGGacttattttcagtatttgtttttaaaaggtgcTTCTTACTAACTGATTACTTTAAGATCAAGGCTGATAATGGTGTCATTGTAAAGACTTCCCTGTCACCACCACAGATCATTTCCATACCTTAGGTAAGTCAGTGATTTGAGAGATGCCAAAGGGTCCAGATCACCCTGTAAAATAAATGGCCATAGATAAGAACATGAATactacaggcttttttttttttttgagagagagagcacgcacgtgagcaggggagagtggcgggtgggggggggagagggggagggaaggtgggggagggaaagtggggaagggaaggtgggggagggaaagtggggaagggaaggtgggggagggaaggtgggggagggaaaaggaggaagagagagaaaaagagagagagagggaaggaggaagagaaagagagggagggaagaagggagggagagggggagagaatatggatcccaagcaggctccatgctcagctcaatCCTGTGACCCtagcatcatgacctgaaccaaaatcaagaatcagacactcaactgactaagccccaGGTGTTCCCCCCCTCCCGCCATAGGCTACTGTGATACTCTGAAATGGCAGACGTCTTTGGAGCAAGGACTCTTTTTTTACTGCTAGCATCTAGCACAATATTAGCGCACCACAGATGCTTAATAAAAATTCTGACAAACTGGTGAGTAAATTTGAGCTTCTTAAACTGAAAATTTTAGCCACATCCATAAAAACTTGTGTCTCAATAGCAGaatagacccccccccccaaattgatTTCTTGTAGCAACCTCAAAAGGgctagaatttaaagcaatgatttagaaaagaaagaaatgtccaaGCTGATGTAACTTTGGAACAAGTCATTCACACAGGTTATCTCCAGCTGGATTTTGGTGGAAGGTGGTTTTTCCCACTAGTAACTGTACATGCCTGGTGGTGACACAGACATCTCATGGTTGAGAGGAggcacctttatttttttaaatgtttgtttatttgagagagggggagagagagcaggggaggggcatggagaggaagagaattggggctcaatctcacaaaccatgagatcatgacctgagctgagagcaagagttggacacttaaccaactgggccacccaggcgccccatggggaGACACCTTTACTCAAGGCTCCCTCAAATCGCTTCAGATAATTATTCAGGGACAAGGAgtttggttaaaaaacaaaaacaaaaaaaggacccAATTATGGGAAAAAGGCACTTTTTTGGTATTTAATCTTCCCAAATCATCTCATAAAACAGGACAGCAAAACCAAAGTCTATGGTTAACCACTACAACTAAACCAGATGAAAAGGCATTCTGGCAAGAACTCTAAATCAGGAATGGGCAGAGACCGACTACTGGGAGAGCTGCAAGGCTTATAGGGGGGCAACATCTGTGCAGGATgaagcagagggaaggcagaggcaTCCAACAAGCCCGAGTACTCCAAAACGACCGACAGTTTGGTCGGTCTGAGAACAGCAGCCAACAGATACATACATCCCAATAATGAGTCCAGTTAAGTCTGTGATGAGGCCTGATGGGACCAGGCAATTTGGGCCCTCACTCTTAATACTAACCAGAAATGGTATCCCTTCCAGGACAAAGGCCTACAAAGGGGAGAAACTGCTAGGATCAGACTGAAATTGAGCGGGACGGGGGCAAGAAGGACAATGACAAAAAAGTAGACACAAAAAAGCAAGAGGGGAACAAAGCCAGGAGTTCAGAAAATAAGctgccatttaaaaaacacttcacAAACACTGGAAGAGGGAGCTCTAAGCTTGCTACTGGCATGTCACCACTAAAATATACAGGATGAtctaaaaaggaacaaaagcaggCAAACATGGCATGATCCCACTTagatgtggaattaaaaaaaaaaaaaaagaccccctCTCAGCAACAGACAGTtgaatggtagttaccagagactgaagtggggggggggtggggttggggggggatgaGCTATTTgatcaaagagtacaaactttcagttgtaaGATGAGTAAGTCTGGACACCTAATGTACAACagggtgattatagttaataataatgtactactgtatacttgaaatttgctgagaggggcacctgggtggctcagtcagttaagtgtgtgacttaggctcaggtgatgatctcaaggtctgcgggttcgagccccacatcgggctgtgtgctgacagctcagagcctggacctgcttcagattctgtgtctccctctctttctgcctctccccacccaccttgtcctctctctttcactcactctctctctcaataatttaagaaaaaaaaaattttttttttgctgagaatAGATCTCAAGTATTCTCAACACACAAACAACAAGTAAATATGTGAGGTAATGGATATGTTAGATAACGGTAATCACAATGTATACATTTCTCAAAAATCACAATGCACACCTTAAATACATACAACTTTTATCTCTCAGtcacacctcaataaagctaaaaaaaaaacccaaaaaggaacaaagaatggCAACTTTCGTTACACTCACACAGACTACATAAAACATAATGATGATGTCTTAGTGggttttttaaagacagaataaCTAAATAACATGTTGAAGGTTTGAAATGTTTAACATCATTGTACTGTTTAAGCAGCTAAGGGTACTGAAACTtaatgaatgtgtatttttttatttgtaatatttaaaaacaattttttaatgtttatttaatgttttttaaatgttttgagggagagtgcgcacacatgcacacgagagcagggagggggcagagagagacacagaatctgcagcaggctccaggctctgtggtgtcagcacacagcccaacgtggggctcaaacttgaggggctcaaactcatgaactgtgagatcacgtcgtgagctgaagccagacacttaactgaaggagctacccaggagccccaatgaatgtgtatttttaattcccACATTGCTAAGATAGGaataagtaggggcacctgggtggctcgatcggttaagcgtcccactctggattttggctcagatcatgatctcagggtgatgaGATCGAGCCACACTGATcgatccacactgagcatgaagcctgcttatctctctctccctctgcctccctcccctgatctcactctgtctctctctctctctctcaaaaaaaaaaacaaaaacaaaacaaaacaccaggaaTAAGTAATTCCTACACTATTAGTAGGCAAagaatgacagagaaagagaatgaacacaatgaagggggggaaaaaaaaaaagaaatgcagaatgggCTGTCAAACAGTAACctccagaaaagagagaaaacaaactccAATACACCAGTAATTACATTATGTAAATAGACcaaatacttcattaaaaatacagacttcacattggattaaaaaaaaaaatcctaccacaTATGCTGTTTTTAAGATATAAACCTAAAATACAAGGCACAGAAAAGTTCAAAGTAGATTCTGCATGGACAAAAATTTATCATACaaacactaaataaaacaaagcttGTTTTGGCGTAATATAGCAGATAAAACAGACAAGGTAAAACAGCACTAATAGAGACAAAGAGGGGCacaacagaataataaaaagattagTTCACCTGGATGgtattaacaatttaaaatttgggggcgcctgggtggctcagttggttaagtgtccaactttggctcaggtcatgatctcacagttcgtgagttcgagcccgcatcgggctctgtgctgacagctcagagcctggagcctgcttcggattctgtgtctccctctctctctgcccctcccccacttgtactctgtctctctctctcaaaaataaataaatgtaaaaaaaaaaaaaaaaaccttaaatttgTATGTATCCATGACGATAACTTCCAAATACGTAATACTAAACTTGACAGAACTCTAGGCAGAATGAGATTTTAACACACCTATACAACACACCTAATACACCAAGCTCAGTAACTGACAGGACAAACTCAGCCTTCATCTTTACAAACA includes:
- the SNRPA1 gene encoding U2 small nuclear ribonucleoprotein A' encodes the protein MVKLTAELIEQAAQYTNAVRDRELDLRGYKIPVIENLGATLDQFDAIDFSDNEIRKLDGFPLLRRLKTLLVNNNRICRIGEGLDQALPCLTELILTNNSLVELGDLDPLASLKSLTYLSILRNPVTNKKHYRLYVIYKVPQVRVLDFQKVKLKERQEAEKMFKGKRGAQLAKDIARRSKTFNPGAGLPTDKKKGGPSPGDVEAIKNAIANASTLAEVERLKGLLQSGQIPGRERRSGPTDDGEEEMEEDTVTNGS